Sequence from the Halobaculum rubrum genome:
TGACAGCGTCGTCGATGAAATACACCTGGCCGTTTGATGCGGCAACCGGTGTGGTGATCTCACTGCTCGTGGATATGGTCCAGTTCCTGTTGCCCGTCACGGCGTTGAGCGAGTAGAGCTTCCCATTTTTTGACCCGACAAACACAGACTCGAAAGCAACACACGGCGTCGGTATATCCTCGGGGATATCACCCAACGGTTCATCGAGGCTGGTACGCCACTTCCGTGTGCCGGTCGCCAAGTCGACAGCGAACACCTCTCCCTGCGCGGAGGTGAAATACACTGTTCCGTCAACAACTGCGGGGCCCGACGGGAATCCCGGTAGCATATCGTACCGCCACCGTTCGCCGACGTTCTCTTTCGGCACACGAGCGTGCGGGTTATAGCCCGTGTTTCCACCGTTCCCACCGAACGACGCCCAGTCAGCTGCTGTGTCGTTATCAGCTGTCGCCAGCGTAGGGCCCACAGCCGTAGCAAAAAGAAGTGCACCGCTCGATTTTAACGCGGCTCTCCGACTTATTTGGCTCATTAGCGTAGCGATAGACTCGATTATAAAAAGTGTTCCGTGAATTTGTTTTTTTATAAATAAGATGATGTGACAGGTGCGGATGTGTGAATCATAACACGGTAAAGTGGTACTGATACCATTGAATTGATCGTGGTAATTGGATACATTCCGAGTGTTAAGTACCTACTGTGGGCAAGTTTGACTGCTTACTCCGCAATGATGTGATGAGGATCCGCTCCGTCAATCGATCGAAATCGAACTGTCTGAAAGTCGTTCCGGGAGTGGTGAGAGAGTCAGTAGAATCCGGCAGACACGGTTCAACTGTGGAATCCGATTAACTCCAAATCACAATCTCTGACTCCAGGAGAGAGATGTGAACGACTCTGTCACAATGTACAACTGATTCACCGTCTGACTCTCCCGACGGGTTCCAGCGAACGGTTGAGAATCGAGGACGCCCGGAGAGACCCGTTCTCGGTAGATTGACCATCCCCTCGGCCCCACACGTCGACATCCGCTGGAGCGACGTCTCGACCGACGCCGACCTCGTCGCCTACAGTCGCGACTACGCCGAGTCGGCGGTCGCAACGTACGACTACCGGCTCCCGTCGCTGTCGGTGGTCGCCGACTGGAGCGTCTCCGGGCGGGCCAAGCGCCGCGCGGCGGTCGTGAAACACCCGAAGATCCCGGGGGCGGGCGTCGGCGACCGTCTCGACTGGGACGCCACCCGTCGCGAGCACGGCGACCGACTCCCCGCTCCCGACTCGCGGTTCGACTCCCTCCGCGAGTGCCACGTCGTCTGTTCGCGGCGCGCGGCCGACGCCTTCGACGAAGCCGAGTGGCGCCGGGTGCTCCGACACGAACTCGTCCACGTCGAGCAGTTCGCTCGGTTCGGCGCCACCGGCCACGGCGCGTGGTTCCGCGACCGGGCGGCGACGGTGAACGCCGACCGCCACTGCCCCACGTTCCACCGCGGGCGCTACCTGATCCGCTGTCGGGGATGCGGGGCGGTCGTCGCGGACCGGTGCCGTCGCTGTCGAACGACGCGGCTCGCGGGGCTGTCGATGCGTGAACAGCGCGAGCGACTGGGGCCGACCGACTGCTGTGGAGCGTTCTACGAACTGGAGGACACGCGGACGGGGGAGTGACGCGAGCGCCTACTCCGCGTCGGCGTCGGCGGCGGCCGACTCCGTGGTCTGCTCCTGTGTCTCCTCGGCGCTCCGCTCGGCCGAGACGCGCTCGGCCGAGAGCACGTCGACGGCGGCGACCGTGTCGCCCTCGTCCAGATCCATCACGGTGACGCCCATCGTGTTGCGGCCGATCGTCGAGATGTCCTCGACGCGGGTGCGCATGATCTGTCCGTCCGCGCTCATCGCGAACAGGTGATCGCCGTACGTGACCGCCTCGACGGCGCACACTCGTCCGTTCCGGTCGTCGGTCTTGATGTCGATGAGCCCCTTGCCGTTGCGGCTCTGTGTACGGTACTCGTCGAGGTCGGTACGCTTCCCGTAGCCGTTCTCGGTCACGGTGAGCACCCAGTCGTGGGCGTCCTCGTCGATCGCGGCGATGCCGGCGACGCGGTCGTCGTCGGTGAGCTTGATCCCGCGGACGCCGCGGGCGGTGCGGCCCATCGCGCGAACCCCGCTCTCGTCGAACCGGATCGCCATCCCGCCGCGGGTGCCGATCACGAGATCGCGCCCGCCGTCGGTGACCTCCACGTCGGCGAGCGCGTCGCCGTCCTCCAGTTTGATCGCGCGGATCCCCGTCGAGAGGATGTTCTCGAACCGGTCGCCGGCGGTCCGCTTCACGTAGCCGCCCTCGGTGACCATCGTGAGGTACTCGTCGCCGGTGAGGTCGGCGGTGTTGACGACGGCCGTCAGCTCCTCGTCGCCGTCCAGATCGAGCACGTTCACCGCCGACTTCCCGCGGGCGGTGCGCCCCATCTCGGGCACCTGGTACGTCTTCAGCTGATAGACGCGACCCTTGTCGGTGAAACACAGCAGGTAGTCGTGGGTCGACGCGAGGAACACCGAGGACACCCGGTCGCCCTCCTTCAGGTCGGTGCCGATGATCCCCTTGCCGCCGCGATTTTGCGCGCGGAAGTCTGCCGCGGGCATCCGCTTGATGTAGTCGTCCTCCGAGAGGACGACCACCGACTCCTCCTCCGGGATGAGGTCCTCGTGGGTGACGCTGCCGGTGTCCTCGACGAAGCCGGTGCGGCGGTCGTCGTCGTAGGTGTCTTTGATCTCGCGGAGCTCGTCTTTGATGACCTCGAACAGCTCCGACTCGGAGTCGAGGATCTCGTTCAGGCGCTCGATGGTCGCCTGCACGTTCTCGTACTCGTCTTCGATCTCGGCGGCCTCCATCGAGGTGAGCGAGCCGAGCTGCATCCGAACGATGTGTTCGGCCTGCTCCTCGCTGAACTCGAAGGTGGTCCGGAGGGCCGCCCTCGCGGCGTCGCGGTCCTCGCTCTCGCGGATCGTCTCGACGACGTCCTCGGCGTTCTCCAGCGCCTTCAGGCGCCCCTCGAGGATGTGCGCGCGGTCCTCGGCCTCCTCCAGGTCGTACTCGGAGCGCCGGGTGACGACCTCCTTTCGGTGCTCGATGTAGTGCTCCAGCGTCTCCTTCAGGGTGAGCACCTTCGGCTGGCCGTCGACCAGCGCGAGGTTGATGACGCCGAAGGTGGACTCGAGGTGGTGCTCCAGCAGCTGGTTTTTCACGACCTCGACGTTCGCGCCGCGCTTCAGCTCGATGACGACGCGGACGCCCTCGCGGTCGGACTCGTCGCGGAGGTCGGATATGCCCTCGATGACCCCCTCGTTCACGTCGTTGGCGATCCGCTCGACGATGCGCGCTTTGTTCTCCTGATACGGCAGCTCGGTGACGACGATGCGCTGTCGGTCGTTGCCGTGTTCCTCGACCTCCATCTCCGCGCGAACACGGACGCGGCCGCGACCCGTGGTGTACGCCTCGCGCACGGAGTTGCGGCCGACGATGTTCGCGCCCGTCGGGAAGTCCGGCCCCTTCACGTGCTCCATCAGGTCCGCGACCGTCGCGTCGGGGTCGTCGATCAGCTCGATCGTCGCGTCGATCACCTCCCCGAGATTGTGCGGCGGCACCTTCGTCGACATGCCGACCGCGATCCCGGTCGACCCGTTGACCAACAGGTTCGGGTACGCCGCCGGGAGCACGTCCGGTTCCGTCAGGCGGTCGTCGTAGTTCGCCGAGAAGTCGACGGTGTCCTTCTCGATGTCCGCCAGCAGCTCCGCGGCGATGTCGGCCATGCGGGCCTCCGTGTACCGCATCGCGGCGGCGGGGTCGCCGTCCATCGAGCCGAAGTTCCCCTGCCCGTCGATCAACGGGTACCGCATGGAGAACTCCTGGGCCATGTTGACGAGCGTGTCGTAGATGGCGGAGTCACCGTGCGGGTGGTAATCGCCCATCGTCTCCCCGATCACCGACGAGGACTTCCGGTGGCTGGTGTTGCTGGTGACGCCCATCTCGTGCATCGCATAGAGGATGCGCCGGTGGACGGGCTTGAGGCCGTCCCGCACGTCGGGCAGCGCGCGACCCGCGATGACCGACATCGCGTAGTCGATGTACGACTGCTCCATCTCGTCCTCGATGCGGACGCGCTCGACCTGTGCCGCCTCCACGTCGTCGGGGTCCACGTCGGGTACGTCGGAGCTCATCGGGATACCTCCGTCGTCCCGTCGTCGGGTCGCGTTGCTCCGGTCGCTCGCGTCGTCGGTGTCGCGCTGGTCGGTGTCGCGTCGGTCATTGTCGTCACTCGCATCAGATGTCTACCCACTCCGCCTCCGGCGCGTGCTCTTTGATGAACTGCTTGCGCGGCTCGACCGAGTCGCCCATCAGGACGTTGAACATGCGGTCGGCGGCCGCGGCGTCGTCGATCGTGATCTGTTTGAGCACCCGGTTCTCCGGGTTCATCGTTGTCTCCCACAGCTGTTCGGGGTTCATCTCGCCCAGGCCCTTGAACCGCTGGACCTGATCGGGCTTCCCGTCGCACTTCTCCTCGACGATCGTCTCCCGCTCGGCCTCGGTCATCGCGTCGTAGGTGTTTCCGCGGTACCGAATGCGGTACAGCGGCGGCTGAGCCGCGTACACGTAGCCCGCCTCGACGAGCGGCCGCATGTGGCGGTAGAACAGCGTGAGCAGGAGCGTCCGGATGTGGGCGCCGTCCACGTCCGCGTCGGTCATCATAACAATTTTCTTATACCTCGCCTCCTCGATGTCGAACTCGTCGCCGATGCCGGTGCCGACGGCGGTGATCATGTTCCGGATCTCGTCGTTCTCGAGCACCCGGTCGAGGCGGTGTTTCTCGACGTTGAGGATCTTTCCGCCCAGCGGGAGGATCGCCTGGAACTCGGGGTTTCGACCCTGTTTAGCCGAGCCGCCCGCGGAGTCGCCCTCCACGATGAACAGCTCGGCGTCCTCGGGATCGCGCGACTGGCAGTCGGACAGCTTGCCGGGCAGCGCCGTCGACTCCAGCGCCGACTTCCGTCGGGTGAGCTCCTCGGCCTGCTTTGCGGCCTTGCGGGCGCGAGCGGCCTCCGCGGCCTTGCTCACGACCGTCTCGGCGACGTCGGGGTGTTCCTCGAAGAACGTGCCGAGGTGCTCGTGGACCGCCGACTCGACGATCCCGCGGACCTCGCTGTTGCCGAGTTTCGTCTTCGTCTGCCCCTCGAACTGCGGGTCGGGGTGTTTCACCGAGATGACGGCCGTCAGCCCCTCGCGGACGTCCTCGCCCGTGAGGTTGCCGTCGAGGTCGCCGATGAGGCCGTTGTCGTTGGCGTAGTCGTTGACGACGCGCGTCAGCGCCGTCTTGAACCCGGTGAGATGGGTCCCGCCCTCGCGCGTGTTGATGTTGTTGGCGAACGCGTGGATCGACCCCTGCAGCTCGTCGGTCGCCTGCAGTGCGACCTCGACCTGCACGACGCCGTCCTCGGCCGCCTCGTCGGTGTCGAAGTACACCACGTCGGGGTGCAGCGGCGTGCGCGTCTCGTTGAGGTACTCGACGAACTCGCGGATACCACCGTCGTAGTGGAACGTCTCCGCCGCGCCGTCGCGCTCGTCGGTGAGCGTGATCGTGACGCCCTCGTTGAGGAACGCCAGCTCGCGCAGGCGGTTCGCGAGGGTGTCGAACGCGAAGTCGATCGTCTCGAAGATGTCCGTGTCCGGCCAAAACCGGATGGTCGTCCCCGTCTCCTCGTCGGCGTCCATGTCCCGGACGCGCTCGAAGGCGCCCTCCTCGGGCTCGCCGTGGTCGAAGCGGTGGCGCCAGACGGCGCCGTCGCGCTTCACCTCGACCTCCAGCCAGTGTGACAGCGCGTTCACCACGGAGACGCCGACGCCGTGGAGCCCGCCCGACACTTGGTAGGACTTGTTGTCGAACTTCCCGCCCGCGTGCAGGATCGTCATGATGACCTCCACCGCGGGGCGGTCGTACTTCTCGTGGGTGTCGACGGGAATCCCGCGCCCGTCGTCCGACACGGAGACCGACCCGTCGTCGTGGACGGTCACCTCGATCCCGTCGCAGTAGCCCGCGAGCGCCTCGTCGATGGAGTTGTCGACGACCTCGTAGACCAGGTGGTGGAGGCCGCGAGAGTCGGTCGAACCGATGTACATCGCCGGACGCTTGCGGACGGCCTGAAGGCCCTCCAGCACCTGAATCTGCCCGGCGCCGTACTCACTATTCCCTGAATCTGACATAGGAACCTTACCAGACCCTAACGGAGCCCCGGTTATAAGTCCTCCCACGCGCGCGCGTGAGCGACCCGTGATACCGTCCGGTGGTCAGGCTCATCCGGTCCCCTTGCTCTGCGGCTCCGCGCGCTCAGCGCGGCACGGAGCGTGCTGAACGGACAGTCAGGGCGGTTTAATAACCTCGTTGACAGTCTTCGGACCGTCTCCCCGTCGACGGCCGCCCGTTCACTTCCACCGCGGTGAGGACACGGTTATAACCCCGCGTCGGATAGGGATTGCCACGAGAATGACGTCGTTCCAGTCGCAACTCGGCGAGGATCAGGGGATCGCCGACGAGCTGGCCGAGGGTCAGCGGGAGATCTCCATCGCCGAGTTCTTCGAGAAGAACAAGCACATGCTCGGGTTCGACTCGGGCGCCCGCGGGCTGGTCACCGCTGTCAAGGAGGCCGTCGACAACGCGCTCGACGCCTGCGAGGAGGCGGGGATCCGGCCGGATATCTACGTCGAGATCAGGGAAGTGGGGGACTACTACCGCCTGATCGTCGAGGACAACGGCCCCGGGATCACGAAAGAACAGCTTCCGAAGGTGTTCGGGAAACTGCTGTACGGCAGCCGCTTCCATGCCAGAGAGCAGAGTCGCGGTCAACAGGGGATCGGTATCTCCGCGGCCGTTCTCTACTCCCAGCTCACCTCCGGGAAGCCCGCGAAGATCACCTCCCGTCCGAAGGGCGAAGTCGACGCGCAGTACTTCGAGCTGATCATCGACACGGACACCAACGAGCCGGAGATCAACGCCGAGCGGACCACCTCGTGGGATCGCTCACACGGTACGCGCATCGAGGTGGAGATGGAAGCGAACATGCGCGCGCGCCAGCAGCTCCACGACTACATCAAACACACCGCCGTCGTCAACCCCCACGCCCGGCTCGAACTCCGCGAGCCCGGCCTCGACGAGCCGCTGAAGTTCGAGCGCGGCACCGACCAGCTCCCCGCCGAGACCAAGGAGATCCGCCCGCACCCGCACGGGGTCGAGCTCGGCACGCTGATCAAGATGGTGGAAGCGACCGAGAGCTACTCGGTGTCGGGCTTCCTCCAGGAGGAGTTCACCCGTGTCGGCAAGAAGACCGCCGACAAGGTGGTCGACAACTTCCGCGACCGCCACTTCGGCCGCGAACTCGGCTGGAGCGCCGACGAGGACGCCGTCGCCGAGGCGGTCGGGGAGGCGGTCTCCAACAAGGGCGCCGACGCGACCGACTTCTTCGCGAACGAGATCGCGAGCACGCTCGGCGGGCGCGAGCGGACGAGCCACCACGAACTCGTCGGGATCGTCGACGAGGTCGCCGACGCCGCCGAAGCGGAGCACGGCACGCGCTTCGGCGCGACCGTCCGCGACAACGCCGTCGGGGCCGCGTGGGCGACGATGACCGCCTACGACGAGGAGGCCGACGAGGACGAGCTCACCGATGACCTCTACGGCCTCGTCGACGAGGCCACCTCCACCCGGAAGGACGACGCCGTCGTCGCCGGGATGGCCCAGCGGCTCGCCCGGCGATTCGCCGCCGCCGACGAGCGCGTCCGGGCGACCCACGACGAGCTCCTCCGCCTCGTGGACGAGGCGGCCGACGACACCGAGGAGTTCGACGACGCCACGTTCGGGGAGACTGCCCGCGAGAACGTCGTCGACGCGCTGTGGTCGCGGATGGTCACCGTCCCCGACGACCCGCCGAAGGTTCGCGAGACGGCCGGCGACCGCGACACCGCCAGCGAGCTGCTGGAGGCGATGCGCGAGACGGACATCCTCGCGCCGCCGACGGACTGCCTCGCGCCCATCACCGCCGAACTCGTCGAGGCGGGCCTGCGCAAGGAGTTCGACGCGGACTTCTACGCGGCCGCGACGCGCGACGCCGAGGTCCACGGCGGCGACCCGTTCATCGTCGAGGCCGGCATCGCCTACGGCGGCGAGCTGGAGGACGGCGGACAGGTCGACCTGCTCCGGTTCGCCAACCGCGTCCCGCTGGTGTACCAGCGCGGCGCCTGCGCGACCACCGACGTGGTGAAGCGGATCGGCTGGCGCAACTACGGGCTCGACCAGCCCGGCGGCTCGGGGATGCCGAACGGCCCCGCGGTGATCATGATCCACGTCGCCTCGACGAACGTGCCGTTCACCAGCGAATCGAAGGACGCGCTCGCGAACATCCCCGCCATCGAAGACGAGATCGAACTGGCGGTGCGGGAGGCCGCCCGCGAGCTCAAGAGCTATCTGAACAAGCGGCGCTCGATGCAGAAGCGCCGGGAGAAGCAGGACGTGCTCGGACGCATCCTCCCGGAGATGGCCGACAAGGTGTCGGAGGTCACCGGGCGCGAGCGCCCGAACATCGACGCCGCGTTGGCCCGCATCATGAACAACGTCGGCATCGAGCGCGAGCGCGAGGGAGACACCGTCCGTCTCATCGTCGAGAACCACTCCGACCGCACCGAATCGCCCGACGTGACCGATATCGTCAGCGTCGAACCGACGGACGTGCCCGACGAGGCGACGGTCGTCGACCTCGACGGCGAGTGGTTCGTGAAGTGGAACCCGAGCGTCCCCGGCGGCGAGGAGGCCGTCCTGGAGTACACCGTCATCGGCGACGCCGACTTCGACGTGAACGTCGACGGCATCGAGACCGAGAAGCTGACCGTGAACGCCTGATATGAGCGCAGACACACCCCACACCAAGCTGAACGAGGAGAAGGCCCGCGAACAGCTGATCGACCTCGCGGCGGAGTTCTACGACCAGTTCGAGCACGGGGACATCCCCGAGATGACGCTCCCCACGCGGACGAAGAGCAACATCGTCTTCGACGAGGAGGCGGGCGTCTGGGTGTACGGCGATCGCACCTCCACCCGCTCGGCCAACTCCGTGCGCGGCGCGCGAAAGCTCCTGAAGGCGGTGTACGCCGTCGAGTTCCTCGCCCAGCAGCTGGACGAGGACCGGTCGTCCACCCTTCGTGAGCTGTACTACCTCTCGGAGTCGTGGGACTCCGAGGAGGCGCAGTTCACCTCTCAGGACGAGTCGAACCAGCTGATCGAGGATCTGGAGATCGTCTCGGGGGTCACCCGCGAAGACTTCCACATGCGCCCGGAGGAGTCGGGCGCGAAGGTGATGGGCCCGCTACAGATTCGCGAGCAGACCCGCCGCGGCGACCGCGACATCCACTGTCAGGAGGACGTCGGGCAGGGGGGGTACCAGATCCCCAACAACCCCGACACGATCGAGTTCCTCGACAACGACGCTGAGTTCGTTCTCTGTGTCGAGACCGGCGGCATGCGCGACCGGCTCGTCGAGAACGGCTTCGACGTCGACCACGACTCGATCGTCGTCCACCTCGGGGGACAGCCGGCCCGCGCGACCCGCCGCCTCACCAAGCGCCTGCACGACGAACTCGACCTGCCGGTCGTGGTCTTCTGTGACGGCGACCCGTGGTCGTACCGGATCTACGGCTCGGTCGCGTACGGCTCGATCAAGTCCGCGCACCTCTCGGAGTACCTCGCGACGCCGGAGGCCGACTACGTCGGTATCCGCCCGCAGGACATCGTCGACTACGACCTCCCGACGGACCCGCTCGCGGACTCGGACGTGAACGCCCTCGAGTCGGAGTTGGACGACCCGCGCTTCCAGACCGACTTCTGGGAGGAGCAGATCGAACTTCAGCTCGACATCGGGAAGAAGGCCGAACAGCAGGCGCTCGCGGCGCAGGGCCTGGACTTCGTCACCGACACCTACCTCCCCGAGCGCCTCGGGGAGATGGGCGTCATCTGAGGCGTCGGATCCTACCCCCGTTCGAACGACCGCTCGCGCTCTCGTTCGTCTTCCCTCCCATCCTCCTCCCGGAGCCGATCCAGTTCCGCGTCGACGTCGTCGACGTCGGACGTCCGGTCGGACCCGTCGGCACAGGCGTCGCAGTAGACGTTCTCGCCCGAGCGTGTCGTTCGCAGCGGGACCCCGGCGACGTAGAACCGCCTCGCGTACCGGCGGTGCTCCCCGCGGAACACCCGCCGGCCGCAGGCGGCACACGGCTCCGGCGGGTTGCGGACGCGCTCGCGCTCGACGGTCCCTGCCGTACCGAACGTGTCCGGCGATTCGAGCCCGTCGCGGGCCACCTGCGGGATCGCGATCGCGACCAGCGCCGACAGGACGAACACGAGCGAGCCGAGCACGGCGACGAGCACCGAGAGGTTCGCGGCCACGGCCGCGCCGGCCCAGACGGCGCCGCCGAACACGAGCAGCCCGGCGGCGGCCGCGGCGATCACGGTCGCGAGGTCCCGCGTGGCGCCGTTGCTCCCCGAGAGGGACCGTTCGGTGCCGTCCGCGTACACCGCGCGACGCGGCGCGCCCGAGGTGTAGCGGTACAGCGCGTACAGGAGGTTGCCGACCCCGCCGGTCAACAGGAACAGGACGGCGTGGATCGGGAGCCGACCGACGCCGCGCTTGCGAACGACGACCCGCTCGCCGTCGTCGGCGACCGTCTCCCAGCCCTCCGCGTGGAGGTCCGCGACGCGTCGCCGGAGCCACGCTCGGTCCTCCGCGCTGGGGGATTCGCGCCCGCGCTGGTCGCGGTCGGTCGACCGAACGGGGCGGCCACAGCCCGAACAGAACCGGTCCTCGGGGTCGATCCGGGTTCCGCAGCCGTCACAGGTTCGCGAGCGATCGGCCGCCGACGATCGGGAGGGCATCGACCGGTACGTCGCTCGTCCGTCGGCAAGTAGCTTGCGTGCAGTGTCGCTACGGGGTGGCTTCATGGCGCGTTCAGGGGCCGACACGGACGCCGCTCGCTCGCGGGTGTGTGGGGCTACTCAGCCGACTCGTCGAGCGCGACCGGGATCGCCCGCTTCGCCACGTCGCTCGCGAACGCCGCGGAGTCGGCCTCGAGGAACGCCTGCGTGTTGTAGTGGATCGGGACGACCAGATCCGGGTCCATGCGTTCGGCGAGGGCGGCCGCCTCGGGACCGCTCATGCAGACGGACCCGGAGACGTTCGCGAGCAGCAGCGACACGTCGAGTTCGGCGAACGCCGCGAGCGCGTCCGAGTCGCCGGGCCAGAACACCGAGGTCCCCTCGCTCCCGACGGTGAACCGGTAGCCGACGCCGAGGCCCTTCGGGTGCGGCACGGAGCCGTCGTCGTTCGCGTGCGGGCCGTCCGCCTCGTTGTACGCCGGCATCGACCACACGTCGCCGACGCCGTCGACGGCGACGTGGTCCGCCTCGCCGACCCGGACGACCTCGAACGGCAGTTCGTCGACGGGCTTCACGTCCCGGTCGATGTTCGTGGCGTCGACGCCCTCGTACACGACGACGGTGGCGTCGTCCGCGGCGACGCGCTCGATCCCCGCGGAGTCGTAGTGGTGGTCGTGGGTGACGACGACGAGGTCGGCGTCCATCGGCCGGCGGTCGGTGGCGCGCGGGTGCGCGGCCTCCTTCGGGTTGCCGCCGCCCGGCGGGGTCCACTCGCCGGTGAGCACACCGTACCGTCCGGGATCGGTGTACGCGACGGTGCCGTCCTCGCTCTCGATACGCGCGGTGGCGTAGCCGTACCACGTGACCCGCAGGTCGTCGTGTCGAACGGTCATGTGGTCGATCGTGGCGGGCGCCGTCTATAGGTATCGTTCGGCGAGCGGGCCGGCCGAGAAGCCGACGGCGAAGGCGAACAGCACGGTCGAGAGCGCGGCGAACCGGAGCGTGAGCGACAGCGAACCTCCGCCGGCGGCGACGACGGCGGTGGCGACGAGCGCGGCGGCGGTCGCGACGCCCAGCAGCGCCTGCAGCGGGTACGCCGCGACGGTCCGGCGTGGGTTCATATCGGCCCCACGAGCGCCCTCCGCTAGTGTCTTGTCACTCGTCGCCGACGAGCCGGCGGACCCGCGTCAGGGAGTCGGCATCGGCCGGCGACTTGTCCTCACGCACCGCGAGAAATCGCGGGAACCGTAGCGCGTACCCGGAGTCGTACGTCGGCGACGCCTGGATCTCCTCGTAGCCGACCTCGAAGACCACCTCGGGGGCGAACGTCACGGTCTGTCCGGACTCGGCGCGCACGTGCGGCTCCAACAGGTCGGTGAGGTCCGCCAGCTCCTCGTCGGTGATGCCGGTCGCGACCTTGCCGACGGTGGCGTACCCGGCGTCGCCGTCATCCCTG
This genomic interval carries:
- a CDS encoding MBL fold metallo-hydrolase, translated to MTVRHDDLRVTWYGYATARIESEDGTVAYTDPGRYGVLTGEWTPPGGGNPKEAAHPRATDRRPMDADLVVVTHDHHYDSAGIERVAADDATVVVYEGVDATNIDRDVKPVDELPFEVVRVGEADHVAVDGVGDVWSMPAYNEADGPHANDDGSVPHPKGLGVGYRFTVGSEGTSVFWPGDSDALAAFAELDVSLLLANVSGSVCMSGPEAAALAERMDPDLVVPIHYNTQAFLEADSAAFASDVAKRAIPVALDESAE